One part of the Immundisolibacter sp. genome encodes these proteins:
- the htpG gene encoding molecular chaperone HtpG, translating to MSQAETLSFATETRQLLKLMIHSLYSNREIFLRELVSNASDALDKLRFEGYSDAALMDGGGELGIEIECDPQAHTVTVRDNGIGMSREEVIANIGTIAHSGTAEFLKTLQAGQAPGQTQDARLIGQFGVGFYSAFIVADRVTLTTRRAGRPDAEGVRWQSAGEGEYSIETVSAPRGTEIVLHLRDDAHEFADAWRLKSIIRTYSDHITFPVRMPAAKPAAEKGEAEVADAATAPAWDTVNQATALWARPRTDVTQDEYDAFYKQLSYDMQAPLAQLHSRVEGSHEYTALLFVPAAEPFDLWDRDRRHGVRLYVKRVFIMDDAAHLLPTYLRFVRGVIDADDLPLNVSREILQGSKVVDSIRAGCTRRILGLLEDMAREDTEKYARFWGLFGRVLKEGVVEDHANRDRIAGLLRFATTAESTPTVSLADYVARMKDGQKAIYYITADSVAAAAASPHLEALRARGVEVLLLGDRIDEWLVGSLPAFDGKPLQSAAQADLNLDELGPAETELPPVADADWQPTLSALQTALKDTVESVRLSDRLTESPVCLVAGKEGLSGNLERLLKSAGQAVPDNKRVLEINPRHPLLARVKAGADAEHIDDWARLLYEQALLAEGGQLEAPAQFVQRLNRLLLGG from the coding sequence ATGTCCCAAGCCGAAACCCTCAGCTTCGCCACCGAAACCCGTCAGCTGCTCAAGCTGATGATCCACAGCCTGTACAGCAACCGCGAGATTTTCCTGCGCGAGCTGGTCTCCAACGCCTCCGACGCGCTCGACAAGCTGCGCTTCGAGGGCTACAGCGACGCCGCGCTGATGGACGGCGGCGGCGAGCTGGGCATCGAAATCGAGTGCGATCCGCAGGCGCACACCGTCACCGTGCGCGACAACGGCATCGGCATGAGCCGTGAGGAAGTCATCGCCAACATCGGCACCATCGCCCATTCCGGCACTGCCGAGTTCCTGAAGACGCTGCAGGCCGGCCAGGCCCCCGGCCAGACGCAAGATGCGCGCCTGATCGGCCAGTTCGGCGTCGGCTTCTACTCGGCCTTCATCGTCGCCGACCGCGTCACGCTGACCACCCGCCGCGCCGGCCGGCCGGACGCGGAGGGCGTGCGCTGGCAGTCGGCCGGCGAGGGCGAGTACAGCATCGAGACCGTCAGTGCGCCGCGCGGGACCGAAATCGTGCTGCACCTGCGCGACGACGCGCACGAGTTCGCCGACGCCTGGCGCCTGAAATCCATCATCCGCACCTACTCCGACCACATCACCTTCCCGGTGCGCATGCCGGCCGCCAAGCCCGCCGCCGAAAAGGGCGAAGCCGAGGTGGCAGACGCCGCCACCGCGCCCGCCTGGGACACCGTCAACCAGGCCACCGCCCTGTGGGCGCGGCCGCGCACGGACGTCACGCAGGACGAATACGACGCCTTCTACAAGCAGCTCAGCTACGACATGCAGGCGCCGCTGGCGCAGCTGCACAGCCGCGTCGAGGGCAGCCACGAATACACCGCCCTGCTGTTCGTGCCGGCCGCCGAGCCGTTCGACCTGTGGGACCGCGACCGCCGCCACGGCGTGCGCCTGTATGTGAAGCGCGTGTTCATCATGGACGACGCGGCGCATCTGCTGCCGACCTATCTGCGCTTCGTGCGCGGCGTGATCGACGCCGACGACCTGCCGCTGAACGTGTCGCGCGAGATCCTGCAGGGCAGCAAGGTGGTGGACAGCATCCGCGCCGGCTGCACGCGGCGCATTCTGGGCCTGCTGGAGGACATGGCGCGCGAGGACACCGAAAAGTACGCCCGCTTCTGGGGCCTGTTCGGGCGGGTGCTCAAGGAAGGCGTGGTCGAGGATCACGCCAACCGCGACCGCATCGCCGGCCTGCTGCGTTTTGCCACCACGGCCGAATCGACGCCCACGGTGTCGCTGGCCGACTACGTGGCGCGCATGAAGGACGGCCAGAAGGCCATCTACTACATCACCGCAGACTCGGTGGCCGCGGCCGCTGCCTCGCCGCACCTGGAGGCCCTGCGCGCCCGTGGCGTGGAAGTGCTGCTGCTGGGCGACCGCATCGACGAGTGGCTGGTCGGCAGCCTGCCCGCCTTCGACGGCAAGCCGCTGCAATCGGCCGCGCAGGCGGATTTGAACCTGGACGAGCTCGGCCCGGCCGAAACCGAATTGCCGCCGGTGGCCGACGCCGACTGGCAGCCGACCCTCAGCGCCCTGCAGACGGCGCTCAAGGACACCGTCGAATCGGTACGCCTGTCGGATCGCCTGACCGAATCGCCGGTGTGCCTGGTGGCCGGCAAGGAAGGCCTGTCCGGCAACCTGGAGCGGCTTCTCAAGTCCGCCGGCCAGGCCGTGCCGGACAACAAGCGGGTGCTGGAGATCAACCCCCGCCACCCGCTGCTGGCGCGCGTCAAGGCCGGCGCCGACGCCGAGCACATCGACGACTGGGCGCGGCTGCTGTATGAACAGGCGCTGCTGGCCGAGGGCGGGCAGCTGGAGGCGCCGGCGCAGTTCGTGCAGCGGTTGAACCGGTTGTTGTTGGGTGGGTGA
- a CDS encoding alpha/beta hydrolase, with translation MSGGETNPGPPAWVSEALQAPVSEAEVLHDGALLRYRSWGTPGLPGLVLIHGAMAHANWWDFIAPRFAERFHVVAPHLSGMGDSEHREAYSTALFSDDVVAVMDHAGLGADTVVIGHSLGGAVALTLGVRHAGRVRGIVMLDSAVFPPDEPSPFDPTKAPYRPKTVCADYETAVRRFFLLPQQPCQHPYLLQHIAHHSVAPMKGGWSWKFDDALFKKLHLHEPWRELEALETPLAVIHGDHSAVFTPAVKDYIGRLARQRGWPMFAIPGAHHHLMLDSPRALCGALHGLLAGWPTAA, from the coding sequence GTGAGCGGCGGGGAAACGAATCCGGGCCCGCCGGCCTGGGTCAGCGAGGCGTTGCAGGCGCCGGTCAGCGAGGCCGAAGTCCTGCACGACGGCGCGCTGTTGCGCTACCGGTCCTGGGGCACGCCCGGCCTGCCGGGACTGGTGCTGATCCACGGCGCCATGGCGCACGCCAACTGGTGGGATTTCATCGCGCCGCGCTTTGCCGAGCGTTTTCACGTGGTGGCGCCGCACCTGTCCGGCATGGGCGACAGCGAGCATCGGGAGGCGTATTCGACCGCGCTGTTCAGCGACGACGTGGTTGCCGTCATGGACCATGCCGGTCTGGGTGCCGATACGGTGGTCATCGGCCACAGCCTGGGCGGGGCGGTGGCGCTGACGCTGGGCGTGCGCCATGCGGGGCGCGTGCGCGGCATCGTGATGCTGGACTCGGCTGTGTTTCCGCCGGATGAGCCCTCGCCGTTCGACCCGACCAAGGCGCCGTATCGCCCAAAGACCGTCTGCGCCGACTATGAGACCGCTGTTCGCCGGTTTTTCCTGTTGCCGCAGCAGCCCTGTCAGCATCCCTACCTGCTGCAGCACATCGCCCACCATTCGGTGGCGCCGATGAAGGGCGGCTGGAGCTGGAAATTCGACGATGCGCTGTTCAAAAAGCTGCACCTGCACGAGCCGTGGCGCGAGCTGGAAGCCCTCGAAACGCCCCTGGCGGTCATCCATGGCGACCACAGCGCGGTCTTCACGCCGGCGGTCAAGGACTACATCGGGCGCCTGGCGCGCCAGCGCGGCTGGCCCATGTTCGCCATCCCGGGCGCGCACCACCACTTGATGCTCGACTCGCCGCGCGCGCTGTGCGGCGCCCTGCACGGGCTGCTGGCCGGCTGGCCCACGGCTGCGTGA
- a CDS encoding SDR family oxidoreductase produces the protein MTAAPTADLSGRVALVTGAARRTGRGLALALARAGADVVVHYGRSRQDAESAVAEIAALGRRGFAISADLAVPGQAEALIEAALTQAGRLDMLVNNVGNYPLGDPLGLAPEQFRATLETNLIAPYALIRAALPALVASGMGHVINLGYAGVEHLVANTRAMAYQISKAGLLVLTRSLAQALGPQGVRVNMVSPGHIDNSVDLPADIEKHVPLGRPAQVDDIAGALLFLLSPAGGYITGANIEVAGGYRLSLADTLD, from the coding sequence ATGACGGCGGCACCGACCGCCGACCTCAGCGGCCGCGTGGCGCTGGTCACCGGCGCTGCCCGGCGCACCGGCCGTGGCCTGGCCCTGGCCCTGGCGCGGGCCGGTGCGGACGTGGTGGTGCATTACGGCCGGTCGCGGCAGGACGCCGAAAGCGCGGTGGCCGAAATCGCCGCGCTCGGCCGGCGGGGGTTCGCGATCAGCGCCGATCTGGCGGTGCCGGGGCAAGCCGAAGCGCTGATCGAAGCCGCCCTGACGCAGGCCGGGCGCCTCGACATGCTGGTCAACAACGTCGGCAACTACCCGCTCGGCGACCCGCTCGGCCTGGCGCCGGAGCAGTTTCGCGCCACGCTGGAGACCAACCTCATCGCGCCCTACGCGCTGATCCGCGCCGCCCTGCCGGCGCTGGTGGCCTCCGGCATGGGCCACGTCATCAACCTCGGCTACGCCGGCGTCGAGCACCTGGTGGCCAACACCCGCGCCATGGCCTACCAGATTTCCAAGGCCGGACTGCTGGTGCTCACGCGCAGCCTGGCGCAAGCGCTGGGGCCGCAGGGCGTGCGCGTGAACATGGTCTCGCCCGGCCACATCGACAACTCGGTCGACCTGCCGGCGGACATCGAAAAGCACGTGCCGCTGGGCCGCCCGGCGCAGGTCGACGACATCGCCGGCGCACTGCTGTTTCTGCTGTCGCCAGCCGGCGGCTACATCACCGGCGCCAATATCGAGGTGGCCGGAGGCTATCGGCTGAGTCTGGCCGACACGCTGGATTGA
- the folB gene encoding dihydroneopterin aldolase, protein MSIGTIHIDELTVHCVIGIIESERLHDQRILIDAELDIDFAAAAASDSINDTINYAVAAEHLTRLAVEGRFYLVEAYVSHATQLLLERYPQVSRVRVRVRKPDILPAARSVGVSLERRR, encoded by the coding sequence ATGAGCATCGGCACCATCCACATCGACGAACTGACGGTCCACTGCGTCATCGGCATCATCGAATCCGAGCGCCTGCACGACCAGCGCATCCTGATCGATGCGGAGCTGGATATCGATTTCGCCGCCGCTGCCGCCAGCGACAGCATCAACGACACCATCAACTACGCGGTGGCGGCCGAACACCTCACCCGGCTGGCCGTGGAAGGCCGGTTTTATCTGGTGGAGGCCTACGTCAGCCACGCCACGCAGCTGCTGCTGGAACGCTACCCGCAGGTGAGCCGGGTGCGCGTGCGCGTGCGCAAGCCGGACATCCTGCCGGCCGCGCGCAGCGTCGGCGTCAGCCTCGAACGGCGCCGATGA
- a CDS encoding NAD(P)-dependent oxidoreductase produces MTILVTGGCGLVGSFAVREAAARGVPVAAFDMVLKTELLADIRDKVTLMQGNVLHAPDLYRAVRELDVTRILHTASFLTPGAYARPYANAELTIMGTLNVLECARAMGIKRVSYVSTGKTGWTGAAFSGTLNTGKFDIPADPYASAKVGAELLANDYRQLYDLDVRILRLGGQVYGPGFAFAGAVGQGLQPFIEKPLRGEPVHYDNPLLAYSAPIIPMLYGADAGRGCMTATLAADLPHVVYDINAPVASTLYQVVQAIKALIPGADIEVPEAPTEAGPFRAGPIAPDPRAQADFGYLPEYDLMRGLREYIAFVKTGRYAVVS; encoded by the coding sequence GTGACAATTCTGGTAACCGGCGGCTGTGGCCTGGTGGGCTCGTTTGCGGTGCGCGAGGCGGCGGCTCGCGGCGTGCCGGTGGCGGCCTTCGACATGGTCTTGAAAACCGAACTGCTGGCCGACATCCGCGACAAGGTCACGCTGATGCAGGGCAACGTGCTGCACGCGCCGGACCTGTACCGGGCGGTGCGCGAGCTGGACGTGACGCGCATCCTGCACACGGCGAGCTTCCTCACCCCCGGCGCCTACGCGCGGCCCTACGCCAACGCCGAGCTGACCATCATGGGCACGCTGAACGTGCTCGAATGCGCCCGCGCCATGGGCATCAAGCGCGTCAGCTACGTGTCCACCGGCAAGACCGGGTGGACCGGCGCGGCCTTCTCCGGAACGCTCAATACCGGCAAGTTCGACATCCCCGCCGATCCCTACGCCAGCGCCAAGGTCGGCGCCGAGCTGCTGGCCAACGACTATCGCCAGCTGTACGACCTGGACGTGCGCATCCTGCGCCTGGGCGGGCAGGTGTACGGGCCGGGCTTCGCCTTTGCCGGCGCCGTCGGCCAGGGCCTGCAGCCGTTCATCGAGAAGCCGCTGCGCGGCGAGCCGGTGCACTACGACAATCCGCTGCTGGCCTACTCGGCACCCATCATCCCCATGCTGTACGGCGCCGACGCCGGTCGCGGCTGCATGACTGCCACCCTGGCCGCCGACCTGCCGCACGTGGTCTACGACATCAACGCGCCGGTCGCCAGCACGCTGTACCAGGTCGTGCAGGCGATCAAGGCGCTGATACCCGGCGCCGACATCGAGGTGCCCGAGGCACCGACCGAGGCCGGCCCATTCCGGGCCGGTCCGATTGCGCCCGACCCGCGCGCGCAGGCCGACTTCGGCTACCTGCCCGAGTACGACCTGATGCGCGGCCTGCGCGAGTACATCGCCTTCGTCAAGACCGGCCGCTACGCGGTCGTCAGCTGA
- a CDS encoding DUF748 domain-containing protein translates to MRAFLAIANLRHRCRWRCLLMLALLAALVAAAMAVPERARLYAEQTLAETTGGTAHVAALDFDPLRLALRIDGLHLSDPDGALLLAVDSAMADLAVDSLWTRSVHLDALTVRGARGQLGLLEGGGISPQLPAGGGDGGPPPRLRIDRMNVDGSALVVRDASARPAAALRLTDLVVSMAGFDSQAAEPIPVLLRGRAGGGTLRLQADLVPAPLALDGRFSLQGIDAEPALAYLERALPLKARGGKIDANATLSLAAGGAVRLSDGRMSLRQTALADASDAPLAQIAELAVDELALDLAARRVSVGRISGRDNWLALARAADGRINLQDLTRQAGNDETDPAGPSWQVTLGALALTGQRLSISDETVQPALHQDLTLEQVDIGALGAPDKVPVSLTGSLADGGTFGLAGEAVLPAGPAELEITAKGLPLPPLAPYLPDVGPVALRSGTAAATGQLTLGGPGPEFRGQVTLSRVDLWDTERDEALLALRTLRVDQLQASAQGVTSSKIWINRPVLRAVITENRQSNLSRFGPRDVAPVTDSPVTNDGPGPAPMRFAVDTVRVSRGTLHIEDHSLTPHFAVSIEQLKGNIDGLASDATQPARVVLNGRIDQYAPATVEGSFTVGVPREAAFKLSFTGVEMATFTPYVSRFAGYRIERGTLDVDLDYTVSGPQVIGNNRIILNRLVLGERVDSPDALDLPLTLALAVLKDSRGVIDVALPLRGDLSNPQFDYGALIGKAIRALVVKAVKTPFTLLARLVGGKAKDLRTVAFAPGSAQLPAAQMEPLQKVAQALIARPQLTLHIHPLADQNDARALAQQALGAALGQAGGEDDDPFEGDADWTERLIALYEERFGNEPPAVPAPADTQPTAAEQRAAAARAGRERLLAAMAPDTAALRALAQARGEAIRAALMDNGVPVRRLTIVLPAEDAPLQPSATSELVLATS, encoded by the coding sequence ATGCGCGCCTTCCTGGCAATAGCGAACCTGCGCCACCGCTGTCGTTGGCGCTGCCTGCTCATGCTGGCGTTGCTGGCCGCACTTGTGGCGGCTGCAATGGCCGTGCCCGAGCGCGCCCGGCTCTACGCCGAGCAGACCCTCGCCGAAACCACCGGCGGCACCGCCCATGTGGCAGCGCTCGATTTCGACCCTTTGCGGCTGGCGCTGCGGATCGACGGCCTGCACCTGAGCGATCCCGATGGCGCCCTGCTGCTGGCGGTGGACAGTGCCATGGCCGACCTTGCGGTCGACTCCCTGTGGACACGCAGCGTGCATCTTGACGCCTTGACGGTACGCGGTGCGCGCGGGCAGCTCGGTCTCCTGGAGGGCGGCGGCATCAGCCCGCAACTGCCGGCCGGCGGCGGCGATGGCGGTCCGCCGCCGCGGCTGCGCATCGACCGGATGAACGTCGATGGCAGCGCGCTTGTCGTGCGCGACGCCAGTGCACGGCCGGCGGCCGCGCTGCGCCTGACCGATCTGGTCGTGTCGATGGCCGGCTTCGACAGCCAGGCCGCAGAACCGATTCCCGTGCTGTTGCGGGGCCGCGCAGGCGGCGGCACGCTGCGCCTGCAGGCCGATCTCGTGCCGGCGCCGCTGGCGCTCGACGGCCGCTTCTCATTGCAGGGCATCGACGCCGAACCGGCGCTGGCCTACCTGGAACGCGCGCTACCCCTGAAAGCGCGTGGGGGAAAAATCGACGCCAACGCCACGCTATCGCTGGCTGCCGGCGGGGCGGTGCGACTCAGCGACGGTCGCATGAGCCTGCGCCAGACCGCGCTTGCCGATGCCAGCGACGCCCCGCTGGCGCAGATTGCCGAACTGGCCGTGGATGAACTGGCCCTCGATCTGGCCGCCCGGCGCGTGTCCGTGGGCCGGATCAGCGGACGCGACAACTGGTTGGCGCTGGCGCGGGCAGCCGACGGACGAATCAACCTTCAGGACTTGACCCGCCAGGCCGGCAACGACGAAACGGATCCCGCCGGCCCAAGCTGGCAGGTCACGCTGGGCGCCCTGGCGCTGACCGGCCAGCGCCTGAGCATCAGCGATGAAACGGTGCAGCCGGCGCTGCACCAGGACCTCACGCTGGAGCAGGTCGACATCGGTGCGCTGGGCGCGCCGGACAAGGTGCCGGTGAGCCTCACCGGCAGCCTGGCGGACGGTGGCACCTTCGGGCTGGCCGGCGAGGCGGTGTTGCCAGCCGGCCCGGCCGAGCTTGAAATCACCGCCAAGGGCCTGCCCCTGCCGCCGCTGGCGCCCTACCTGCCGGACGTCGGCCCGGTCGCCTTGCGCAGCGGTACGGCAGCGGCCACCGGACAGCTGACGCTCGGCGGGCCGGGGCCGGAATTCCGCGGCCAGGTCACGCTGTCCCGTGTCGATCTGTGGGACACCGAACGCGACGAGGCGCTGCTGGCGCTGCGCACGCTGCGCGTGGATCAGCTGCAGGCCAGCGCGCAGGGCGTCACGTCCAGCAAGATCTGGATCAACCGGCCAGTGCTGCGGGCTGTCATCACCGAGAACCGGCAAAGCAACCTGTCGCGCTTCGGGCCACGCGACGTGGCGCCAGTCACCGACTCACCAGTGACCAACGATGGCCCCGGGCCGGCGCCGATGCGCTTCGCAGTCGACACGGTGCGCGTCAGTCGCGGCACGCTCCACATCGAAGACCACAGCCTGACGCCGCATTTCGCGGTCAGCATCGAGCAGCTGAAAGGCAACATCGACGGCCTGGCGAGTGATGCCACGCAGCCGGCGCGCGTCGTGCTGAACGGTCGCATCGACCAGTACGCGCCAGCCACGGTCGAGGGCAGCTTTACCGTCGGCGTACCGCGCGAAGCCGCGTTCAAGCTGTCCTTCACCGGGGTCGAGATGGCGACCTTCACGCCCTACGTGAGCAGGTTTGCCGGCTACCGCATCGAGCGCGGCACGCTGGACGTGGACCTCGATTACACGGTAAGCGGGCCACAGGTGATCGGCAACAACCGAATCATCCTCAACCGTCTGGTGCTGGGCGAGCGGGTGGACAGTCCGGACGCGCTCGACCTGCCGCTGACCCTGGCCCTGGCAGTGCTCAAGGACTCGCGCGGAGTCATCGACGTCGCCCTGCCGCTGCGCGGCGATCTCTCGAACCCGCAGTTCGACTACGGCGCCCTGATCGGCAAGGCGATCAGGGCGCTCGTGGTCAAGGCGGTGAAAACACCCTTCACCCTGCTGGCGCGCCTGGTCGGCGGCAAGGCAAAAGACCTGCGGACAGTCGCGTTCGCCCCCGGCAGCGCGCAGTTGCCGGCGGCGCAGATGGAACCCCTGCAGAAAGTGGCGCAGGCCCTCATCGCGCGGCCGCAGCTCACGCTGCACATCCACCCGCTGGCAGACCAGAACGACGCCCGGGCCCTGGCGCAGCAGGCGCTGGGGGCGGCCCTCGGCCAGGCGGGCGGTGAAGATGATGATCCGTTCGAGGGCGATGCCGACTGGACCGAGCGCCTGATCGCGCTGTACGAAGAGCGTTTCGGCAACGAGCCGCCGGCAGTGCCCGCACCGGCCGATACCCAGCCGACTGCTGCCGAGCAGCGCGCCGCGGCGGCGCGCGCCGGGCGTGAGCGCCTGCTGGCCGCCATGGCTCCGGATACGGCGGCCCTGCGGGCGCTGGCGCAGGCACGCGGCGAGGCAATCCGCGCCGCACTGATGGACAATGGCGTGCCGGTCCGGCGCCTGACTATCGTGCTGCCGGCCGAGGATGCGCCGCTGCAGCCTTCGGCCACCAGCGAACTGGTGCTGGCGACTTCCTGA
- a CDS encoding NUDIX domain-containing protein — protein sequence MTLRDAATVVLVREAGDGAPGFDVFMLLRTVKSDFNAGAYVFPGGGVDRSDGGAQAQRVCSGLDARQASARLGIAQGGLAFYLAAIRECFEEAGVLLAADAAGQTLSLHEPATQQRFAAYRAALNAGQTTLAAICEREHLRLPLDQVHYYSHWITPEGMPRRYDTRFFLCRAPLGQEPLHDGEETVDHCWVRPQEALARHAAGGFNLVPATRKQLEFLARYPTVDALLAAVRSIGQVPAILPQLIIGADGKPERVRLPLPEGVEEIDLRGVAL from the coding sequence ATGACCCTTCGAGATGCCGCCACGGTGGTGCTGGTGCGCGAGGCGGGCGACGGCGCGCCGGGCTTCGATGTGTTCATGCTGCTGCGCACGGTCAAGAGCGATTTCAATGCCGGGGCTTATGTATTCCCCGGCGGCGGGGTCGACCGCAGCGACGGCGGCGCGCAGGCACAGCGTGTGTGCAGCGGGCTCGACGCCCGCCAGGCCAGCGCGCGTCTGGGCATCGCCCAAGGCGGCCTGGCGTTCTACCTGGCGGCGATTCGCGAGTGTTTCGAGGAAGCCGGCGTGCTGCTGGCGGCCGATGCCGCCGGGCAGACCTTGAGCCTGCACGAGCCGGCAACGCAGCAGCGCTTCGCGGCGTACCGGGCGGCGCTGAATGCCGGTCAGACCACGCTGGCGGCCATCTGCGAACGCGAGCACCTGCGCCTGCCGCTGGACCAGGTCCATTACTACAGCCACTGGATCACGCCCGAGGGCATGCCGCGGCGCTACGACACGCGGTTTTTCCTGTGCCGGGCGCCGCTCGGTCAGGAACCACTGCACGACGGCGAGGAAACCGTCGACCATTGCTGGGTCCGTCCGCAGGAGGCCCTGGCGCGGCACGCGGCCGGCGGCTTCAACCTGGTACCGGCCACGCGCAAGCAGCTCGAATTCCTGGCCCGGTACCCGACGGTCGATGCCCTGCTGGCGGCGGTACGCAGCATCGGGCAGGTGCCGGCGATACTGCCGCAACTGATCATCGGCGCCGACGGCAAGCCCGAGCGGGTGCGCCTGCCGCTGCCGGAAGGCGTGGAAGAAATCGACCTGCGTGGAGTGGCCCTGTGA
- a CDS encoding MBL fold metallo-hydrolase produces the protein MNAAGNPFDTPQIRAEFPFAAAVDVWPGVRRITAPNPGLMTGPGTNTYLVGSRQVLVIDPACDAPAHLDAIKRAAGDAITAVLVTHAHPDHAPGARELARDCGVPVYGSGIALAGVSTPGFAPDRVLADGDILPTDAGPLRALRTPGHAADHICYLLETQRLLFAGDHLMDGTTVVIAPPDGDMAAYLASLRRLQQEPVERIAPGHGRLMEGAQATVQQVIDHRLAREAAILKVLEGGGGRSIPDLVAELYVGVPKALHALAELSVYAHLIKLAAEGRVQGDGRAAVWRRVV, from the coding sequence GTGAACGCTGCCGGCAACCCCTTCGATACGCCACAGATCCGCGCCGAGTTCCCATTCGCGGCGGCCGTCGACGTGTGGCCCGGCGTGCGGCGCATCACCGCGCCCAATCCGGGCCTGATGACCGGCCCCGGCACCAATACCTATCTGGTCGGCAGCCGTCAGGTGCTGGTCATCGATCCGGCCTGCGACGCCCCGGCGCATCTGGATGCCATCAAGCGCGCCGCAGGCGATGCCATCACCGCCGTGCTGGTCACGCACGCCCACCCGGACCACGCCCCCGGCGCGCGGGAACTGGCCCGCGACTGCGGCGTGCCGGTGTACGGCAGCGGCATCGCGCTGGCCGGCGTCAGCACGCCGGGCTTCGCGCCCGACCGGGTACTGGCCGATGGCGATATCCTGCCGACCGACGCCGGTCCGCTGCGCGCCCTGCGCACACCCGGCCACGCCGCCGACCACATCTGCTACCTGCTCGAAACGCAGCGCCTGCTGTTCGCCGGCGACCATCTGATGGATGGCACCACGGTGGTGATCGCGCCGCCCGATGGCGACATGGCGGCCTATCTGGCGTCCTTGCGGCGCCTGCAGCAGGAGCCCGTCGAGCGTATCGCCCCCGGGCACGGCCGGCTCATGGAAGGCGCGCAGGCCACCGTGCAACAGGTCATCGACCACCGCCTGGCGCGCGAGGCGGCCATTCTCAAGGTGCTGGAGGGTGGGGGCGGGCGCAGCATCCCGGACCTGGTGGCCGAACTCTACGTCGGCGTCCCGAAGGCCCTGCACGCATTGGCCGAACTGTCGGTTTATGCGCATCTGATCAAGCTGGCGGCGGAAGGGCGGGTGCAGGGTGATGGCCGCGCCGCAGTGTGGCGGCGGGTCGTCTAA
- the ispF gene encoding 2-C-methyl-D-erythritol 2,4-cyclodiphosphate synthase: protein MRIGHGYDLHALAPARPLVLGGVQIPHSHGPIAHSDGDVLLHALADALLGAAALGDIGQHFPDTDPAYAGADSRLLLRRVVALVREAGYSVVNIDATVLAQRPKLAPHRDAMRANIAADLGLDIDAVSVKATTTEGLGPVGRGEAIAAHAVCLLARA from the coding sequence ATGCGCATCGGCCACGGCTACGACCTGCACGCCCTGGCGCCCGCCCGACCCCTGGTGCTGGGTGGCGTCCAGATCCCCCACAGCCACGGCCCGATTGCGCACTCCGATGGTGACGTGCTGCTGCACGCCCTGGCCGACGCGCTGCTGGGCGCGGCGGCCCTGGGCGACATCGGCCAGCACTTTCCGGACACCGATCCGGCCTATGCAGGCGCAGACAGCCGCCTGCTCTTGCGGCGCGTGGTTGCGCTGGTACGCGAAGCCGGTTACTCGGTGGTCAACATCGACGCCACCGTGCTGGCGCAGCGGCCCAAGCTCGCCCCGCATCGGGACGCCATGCGCGCCAACATCGCCGCCGATCTGGGCCTCGACATCGACGCCGTCAGCGTCAAGGCCACCACCACCGAGGGCCTGGGTCCGGTCGGCCGCGGCGAGGCGATCGCCGCCCACGCCGTGTGCCTGCTGGCGCGCGCCTGA
- the ispD gene encoding 2-C-methyl-D-erythritol 4-phosphate cytidylyltransferase, with amino-acid sequence MAEALPSADHWAIVPAAGIGVRMGADLPKQYLPLAGAPVLVHTLERLAAHPRVAGIVLALREADPYWQALGFTCAKPLQVVTGGASRGASVLAALDWLADRQQPQTPVLVHDAVRPLLHAGDIHSLCAEPLEEHGCLLATPLTDTVKRADAAGRVRETVPREGLWTVQTPQRFRLDVLRTALAGALAADQEPTDEAQAMESAGFRPRLLAGRRDNIKITVAQDLPLAECLLAAQARFDRTAQSTPET; translated from the coding sequence GTGGCGGAAGCCCTGCCGAGCGCCGACCACTGGGCGATCGTGCCCGCCGCCGGCATCGGCGTGCGCATGGGCGCGGACCTGCCCAAGCAGTACCTGCCGCTGGCCGGCGCACCCGTGCTGGTGCACACCCTCGAACGCCTGGCCGCACACCCGCGCGTCGCCGGCATCGTGCTGGCGCTGCGCGAGGCCGATCCGTACTGGCAGGCGCTCGGCTTCACCTGCGCCAAACCGCTGCAGGTGGTGACCGGTGGCGCCAGCCGTGGCGCGTCCGTGCTGGCCGCACTCGACTGGCTGGCCGACCGCCAGCAGCCGCAAACGCCAGTGCTGGTGCACGACGCCGTGCGCCCGCTGCTGCATGCGGGCGACATCCACAGCCTGTGCGCCGAGCCGCTGGAGGAGCACGGCTGCCTGCTGGCCACGCCGCTGACCGACACCGTAAAGCGCGCCGACGCCGCCGGCCGGGTGCGCGAAACCGTGCCGCGCGAGGGCCTGTGGACGGTGCAGACGCCGCAGCGGTTTCGGCTTGATGTGCTGCGGACGGCGCTGGCCGGTGCGCTGGCTGCCGACCAGGAACCCACCGACGAGGCCCAGGCCATGGAAAGCGCAGGCTTTCGCCCGCGCCTGCTGGCCGGCCGGCGCGACAACATCAAGATCACCGTGGCGCAGGACCTGCCCCTGGCCGAGTGCCTGCTGGCCGCGCAAGCGCGCTTCGATCGCACTGCCCAAAGCACCCCGGAGACCTGA